One stretch of Ooceraea biroi isolate clonal line C1 chromosome 4, Obir_v5.4, whole genome shotgun sequence DNA includes these proteins:
- the LOC105279214 gene encoding uncharacterized protein LOC105279214 isoform X3, which produces MTGSSLTIDTNPTNIDTSNVILDIEESTCVSSHNYCDTEQYIQKSDSNLTLCGASDKDSNNSCARLTENTLPIDKNLKTLVDSSNVMSCSSLTIDTNSTNSDTSNVILDIEESTCVPSHNYCDTEQHIQKSDSNLTLCGATDKDGNNCARLTEDVLMDKNFKTVDSSNMMSDLSLAVDSNITLNSDTWNAICEIEGGLMISNMPSNITENFQCGDECNSTFTICENANGIEKCKTPKKCLKTSEIRIVSNILVTKTTFPTLTQKTDNITCNNIQLNNTYSVTKNNNVFPTANNTCHR; this is translated from the exons ATGACAG GTTCATCACTGACTATCGATACCAATCCTACAAATATTGATACATCAAATGTGATATTAGATATCGAAGAAAGTACTTGCGTTTCTTCACACAATTACTGTGATACTgaacaatatatacaaaagTCTGATTCTAACTTGACACTTTGTGGTGCAAGTGACAAAGATAGTAATAATAGTTGTGCACGTTTGACAGAAAATACTCTTCCTATCGATAAGAATCTTAAGACATTAGTGGACAGTAGCAATGTGATGAGTT GTTCATCACTGACCATCGATACCAATTCTACAAATAGTGATACATCAAATGTGATATTAGATATCGAAGAAAGTACTTGCGTTCCTTCACACAATTACTGTGATACTGAACAACATATACAAAAGTCTGATTCTAACTTGACACTTTGTGGTGCAACTGACAAAGATGGTAATAATTGTGCGCGTTTGACAGAAGATGTTCTTatggataaaaattttaagacAGTGGATAGTAGCAATATGATGAGTG ATTTATCGCTGGCTGTTGATTCCAATATTACGTTAAATAGTGATACTTGGAATGCAATATGTGAAATTGAAGGTGGTTTGATGATATCAAATATGCCTTCTAATATAACAGAGAATTTTCAATGTGGTGATGAATGTAATTCTACTTTTACAATTTGTGAAAATGCAAATGGTATTGAGAAATGTAAAACTCCTAAAAAATGTCTCAAAACATCAGAAATACGAATTGTGTCTAACATATTAGTAACGAAGACAACATTTCCAACGCTCACACAGAAGACTGATAATATTACGTGCAACAATATTCAGTTGAATAATACGTATAGTGTTACTAAAAACAACAATGTTTTTCCAACTGCAAACAATACTTGTCATCGATAA
- the LOC105279214 gene encoding uncharacterized protein LOC105279214 isoform X1 has protein sequence MIVFICQSVHLKMKHDTDEDETKSTHEYTTNRSKSKIVNSTLNLTSSCSSKVDVCDDRSMYVETSDNPNLKRNMCPYCKTFQTQFARHLEAVHKTEEDVKKFRFLPKGNPERKKIISILRRTGNFTYNTDSNLNKGDLIVCRRPGKSFGRHATDFIPCAKCKGFFSKNNIRHHFALCAQKMEYPQRNVKILGRTVACRIHRSANTPLRRLVFPVMREDNITQIIRYDELLIAYGNKMCEKYRLQHQHDMIRAQLRLLGRFLIAMRNIDNDIVDFTSIYDPTKYEQYIKAVNELAQFDETTWTYKIPSIASSLGTLVKQVRQILSMCIKRQEFSRQTVVENFLKLLEEDYSVSVNKIVLETRGHRKRQKHNILPSIDDIKILNAYLKTERTKA, from the exons ATGATAGTTTTCATATGTCAGTCTGTACATCTGAAGATGAAACATGATACAGATGAAGATGAAACTAAAAGTACACATGAATATACGACTAATAgaagtaaaagtaaaatagtGAACAGTACATTAAATTTGACATCATCTTGTTCATCTAAAGTAGATGTATGTGATGATAGAAGTATGTATGTGGAAACTTCTGACAATCCTAATTTGAAACGAAATATGTGCCCATATTGTAAAACATTTCAAACGCAATTTGCAAGGCACTTAGAAGCAGTACATAAAACTGAAGAAGATGTGAAAAAGTTCCGTTTTTTACCTAaag GTAATCCAGAACGAAAGAAGATTATAAGTATTCTTAGACGAACAGGAAATTTCACATATAATACAGATTCCAACCTAAATAAAGGAGATTTAATTGTATGTCGACGTCCAGGGAAAAGTTTTGGTAGACATGCAACCGATTTTATTCCTTGTGCAAAATGCAAaggatttttttctaaaaataatataagacaTCATTTTGCATTATGTGCTCAGAAAATGGAATATCCtcaaagaaatgtaaaaatattgggACGTACTGTGGCTTGTCGTATACATCGCAGTGCAAATACACCATTAAGAAGATTGGTATTCCCAGTCATGAGGGAAGATAATATAACTCAAATTATTAGATATGATGAGCTCTTAATTGCTTATGGTAATAAAATGTGTGAAAAGTATCGTTTACAACATCAGCATGATATGATCAGAGCACAATTGAGATTACTTGGCCGATTTCTTATTGCTATGAGGAATATCGATAACGATATAGTAGATTTTACTTCAATATATGATCCAACAAAATATGAACAATATATCAAAGCTGTCAATGAACTCGCACAGTTCGATGAAACGACTTGgacatataaaataccatCCATTGCATCATCTTTGGGAACACTTGTGAAACAAGTTAGGCAAATTTTAAGTATGTGCATTAAAAGACAAGAATTTAGCAGACAGACCGTGgtagaaaattttttgaaattactGGAAGAGGATTACTCTGTcagtgtaaataaaattgtgctTGAAACTCGAGGACATCGAAAAAGACAAAAACATAATATCTTGCCATCTATAGATGATATTAAGATATTGAATGCTTATCTCAAAACTGAACGCACAAAAGCTTGA
- the LOC105279214 gene encoding uncharacterized protein LOC105279214 isoform X2, with amino-acid sequence MTIRGKLGRTVPVLLHEEILQCMQMIVNCRKHAGIPESNPYIFGICTIDKKRHKYLRACVLMRKYAILSGAKIPTSLRGTMLRKHIATVCILLEISEHEVNDLADFMGHHEKIHKSHYRQSVVTKDLAISRLLKYAQGEDITDESDKDTTDESDTVDEDENKDENEDDPTNDSNTYLSSNISDTSSLLITTRQQSKQLSSKEKNINVGRKEVNSLAPTKKIKYNTENVIESDEECNTELDLNISNTLSSKKTKQSKQVSTGKNNVNNSIKKKKTSPFGTTRKSTRKIRWTDDERTVVLSSFQTAIKNKTLPSFRKINEVKAKYPVFKGPYKCSDKNLVT; translated from the exons ATGACAATACGTGGTAAATTAGGAAGAACGGTTCCCGTGTTACTCCATGaagaaatattacaatgtATGCAAATGATTGTTAATTGTCGTAAACATGCTGGTATTCCCGAAAGTAATCCTTATATTTTTGGTATATGTAcaatagataaaaaaagacaCAAATATTTAAGAGCATGTGTATTAATGCGAAAATATGCTATACTTTCCGGGGCGAAAATACCAACTTCGTTACGAGGTACAATGTTGCGGAAACATATTGCTAcagtatgtattttattagaaatatctGAACATGAAGTGAATGATCTGGCGGATTTCATGGGTCATCATGAAAAGATACACAAATCGCATTATAGACAGTCAGTTGTAACAAAAGATTTAGCTATATCACGTTTACTCAAATACGCACAAGGAGAAGATATAACAGATGAAAGTGATAAAGATACAACAGATGAAAGTGATACAGTTGATGAAGATGAAAATAAGGATGAAAATGAAGATGATCCAACCAATGATAGTAACACATATTTAAGTTCAAATATTTCTGATACTTCATCACTATTAATAACAACTAGACAACAATCTAAACAGCTGTCtagcaaagaaaaaaatattaatgtaggGAGAAAAGAAG taAACAGTTTAGCTCctacgaaaaaaattaagtataatACAGAAAATGTGATCGAATCAGACGAAGAATGTAATACAGAATTAGATTTAAACATTTCCAATACTTTATCATCAAAAAAGACGAAGCAATCTAAACAAGTGTCTACTGGGAAGAATAACGTAAATAATagtataaagaaaaagaaaa catCTCCTTTTGGTACTACAAGAAAAAGTACTCGTAAAATCAGATGGACAGATGATGAACGTACAGTAGTTTTATCTTCATTCCAAACTgccataaaaaataaaacattgccatcttttcgtaaaattaacgaAGTAAAAGCTAAATATCCTGTATTTAAAGGGCCGTACAAGTGCTCAGATAAAAACTTGGTTACATAA